A genomic region of Miscanthus floridulus cultivar M001 chromosome 3, ASM1932011v1, whole genome shotgun sequence contains the following coding sequences:
- the LOC136544757 gene encoding uncharacterized protein, with amino-acid sequence MRNEQIDKATDVVGRRSTGRGRHVAWWQLRLTHGHRFSAARLAPWQGTASPGVEFSPDSVRASSIPPYMLACFQIWNIGHISVSVLAARHDSSSAPAAKSRRKEWQFAWRCCCHCQPTATASPACAPPTLLVDPGCVPCNCSIVGAGRGQELLFKCSKEMASSLAEVGLH; translated from the exons ATGAGGAACGAGCAAATCGACAAG GCCACGGACGTCGTCGGCCGCCGCAGCACTGGGCGCGGTCGCCATGTCGCTTGGTGGCAGCTTCGCCTCACACATGGGCACCGCTTTTCTGCCGCACGCTTGGCTCCCTGGCAGGGTACAGCGAGCCCTGGAGTCGAGTTCTCCCCTGACTCCGTCAGGGCGAGTAGTATCCCACCGTATATGCTTGCTTGTTTCCAG ATTTGGAACATAGGGCACATATCAGTTAGTGTGCTTGCAGCGCGTCATGACTCATCGTCAGCTCCTGCCGCGAAATCCCGGAGAAAGGAGTGGCAATTCGCCTGGCGATGCTGTTGCCACTGTCagcccaccgccaccgcctctcCTGCGTGTGCTCCTCCAACACTGCTAGTAGATCCAG GATGTGTTCCCTGCAACTGTTCGATTGTCGGCGCAGGTCGCGGCCAGGAGCTCCTCTTTAAGTGCAGCAAG GAAATGGCGAGTAGCTTAGCTGAAGTAGGATTGCACTAG